A window of Deinococcus cellulosilyticus NBRC 106333 = KACC 11606 genomic DNA:
ACCTACAAGGGAGGCAATGCCCTCTCTGGTGTGACCTCCAGCATCCGCTTCGATGCAGAGCAGGGCATCCTGAACCGCCCTTTTGTGATTCTGCAGGTCAAGAACGGCCAGTTCACCAGCATTGGTCGGGTCTCCGCAAACAGTGGGGGGACGCAATAAGCCCCCCTGTCTTTCGCTAACGTGCAAGACTGTCCCCCCTGAGTTCAGGGGGGACAGTTCCGAATGGAATGAGGAACAGGGGGGTTAACCCACAGGGACTTCAGGCGTTTCAGAGAACTGGTGTCCAGCCGCACTCAGGGCAGCTCTGGCCTGCTCTTCGTGGGTGTGCTTGACCAGAATATAGTCGGTGTCGAAGGTGGAAATGGACAGGATGCTGATCCCTGCATCGGCCAGGGGACGGATCAGGGATTCCAGAATGCCGAACTGGTCAAAGCCGAATTGTCCGACCAGCTGGTAGACCACCCAGCCGATTTCAGCTTTGGCCTGCAGGGGTGCGAAACGCGCGTCACAGACGATGGAGAGTTCACTCGGGGTGCGGGTGATGCTGGAGAAATCGCCCTGGAAAGCCCAGTCTGGTGGGGTGGTGTCTGGGGACAATTTCAGGATGGCGTATTCTCCATCTAAGCGCTGTAAGGTGACCATGCTGCCTCGCTTTCTTGCTTCGGACTCCATCACACTCATGGGTCTTATTGTAGGACGGGGATGTCAGTTCTCATCAGGGCTATTTGTCTGTGCCGCTTTTGTTGTCTTTACTGTACGTGACGGGAAGCTGAAAAAACCGTTCAGTTGTTTAGAAGCGCTACCAGAAATTCTGCGTGGTCTGCAGCAGGCTTTGCAATAGGGTGTTTCTCTGGTTCCGAAAACGGAAGGTTTTCACCTGCAGTCCCATCACTGCAACCAGCTTTTCCTCGAAGTACAGAGGGGCGGCCAGGGCGCAGGAATCTGCAACCCACTCCTCAAGTGAAAGAGCATAATGGTCGTCTTGCACCTTGTTCAGTGCGGTTTCCCACTCATCAGGTGTGGTGATTGTGCTAGGGGTGAAGACCTCGAACTGTTTGACTTTCAGGCCTGTGAAGGCGCAGAAGACCTTTCCTGCTGCAGTGGCATGGGTGGGGAGATACAGGTCGGTCTGAATTTCCCGGTGCTCCTCCGGCTCAGAGTGGGCACGGGCAATGCACAGCACATCCTGCCCCTCCAGCACACAGAGGTAAGTCAGTGCACGCACCTCCTGGGCCAGATCTTGCATGGCTTTGACCGCCTCCTGATACCACCCCAGTTGATGGTGCAGGTGGGTTGAGAATTCCAGCAGTCGCCAGGACAGAGCGTATTTGCTTCTGGGGGTTTTGCGCAGGAATCCAGCCTGGGTCAGGGCTTGCAGGTGCAGGTGCACAGTGCTCTTGGGCTGCTGCAGGTGTGCAGCAAGCTCACGGGACCCCCACTCGGGATGGGTGGAGGTGAACTGTTTTAAAATCTGGGCGCTTTTCTGGAGGGTGTCGAGCATAACCTGTCCAGCATTGTTGGACACCCATATTGTACTCCCTGCCCTTGAAGCGCATGCTGAACACATGGAAAAAACAATGATCCGTGCCCCCAGAGGCGCGCAGAAAACCGCGAAAGGCTGGATTCAGGAAGCCGCCAAGCGCATGCTGATGAACAACCTGGACATTGAAGTGGCCGAAAAACCCGAGGAACTGATTGTTTACGGAGGCCGGGGCAAAGCGGCCCGCAACTGGGAGGCCTTCCACAAGATCATTGAAACGCTGGACCGTCTGGAGAACAACGAGACCCTGCTGATCCAGTCTGGCAAGCCCGTGGCGGTCCTGAAAACCCACGAACTGGCCCCCAGGGTGATGCTGGCCAACAGCAACCTCGTGCCCAACTGGTCCACCTGGGAGCACTTTGATGAACTGGACAGGAAGGGCCTGATGATGTACGGGCAGATGACGGCTGGAAGCTGGATTTACATTGGCACCCAGGGCATCTTGCAGGGGACCTATGAAACCTTTGCTGCAGCGGGAGAGAAGCACTTCGGAGGAAGCCTGAAGGGCACCATCACCGTGACTGCAGGTCTGGGAGGCATGGGAGGGGCGCAACCTCTGGCTGTGAAACTTGCTGGAGGGGTCAGCATCAACATTGAGATTGATCCCCACCGCATCCAGCGCAGGCTGGAAACCCGTTATCTGGACGAGGTGGCCGAAAACCTGCAAGACGCCCTGAAACGGGCAGAAGAGTATAAGGCTCAGGGGGTGGCACGTTCCATCGGTCTGCTGGGCAATGCTGCAGAAGTGGTGCCTGCTCTGGTTGAGATGGGATTCACCCCGGATCTGGTGACCGACCAGACCAGTGCCCACGATCCCATGTGGGGCTACATCCCCCTGCTGAATGCAGACGAGGATGCCGATGTGCTGCGCAGAGAGCAACCCGAGCTCTACCGTCAGCGTGCTTATGAGAGCATGGCAAAGCATGTGGAGGCCATTCTGGAAATGCAGAAACGCGGAGCCATAGCGTTTGACTATGGGAACAACCTGCGTCAGCGTGCCCTGGAATTCGGGGTCAAAAACGCCTTTGATTACCCGGGTTTCGTGCCTGCCTTCATCCGGGACAGCTTCTGTGAAGGACGGGGACCTTTCCGCTGGGTGGCCCTCAGTGGTGACCCCCAGGACATTTACGAAACCGATAAAGCCCTGCTCGAACTCTTCCCCGAGGACCACAGGCTGCAGAACTGGCTGAAGTACGCCGCAGACCAGATTGCTTTCCAGGGTCTGCCTGCCCGCATCTGCTGGCTCGGGTACAGAGAGCGGGACCGGGCAGGACTGCTGTTCAACCAGATGGTCAGAGATGGCCGCCTGAAAGCCCCCATCGTGATCGGACGGGACCACCTGGACGCCGGTTCTGTCGCAAGTCCCAACCGTGAAACCGAAGCCATGCTGGACGGCAGTGATGCAGTCTCAGACTGGCCCCTGCTGAATTTCGCCACAGGTGTGGCCAGCGGTGCCGCCTGGATGAGCTTCCACCACGGGGGTGGCGTGGGCATGGGCTTCAGCCAGCACTCGGGTCTGGTCGCCGTGGCCGATGGCAGCGAGGAAGCCGAAAAACGCCTCTCCATGTGCCTGGTGAACGACCCCGCAATGGGCGTGATCCGCCATGCAGACGCAGGCTACGAGAAGGCAAAACAGATCGCAAAAGAACGCGGTCTGGACCTGCCCTCGATCTGAGGTCTGAGATGACACACCTGCCTTTTTCCGGTCTGATTTCCTTTGCCCGTGCGCCCACCATTGACCTGTCCAGTGATTTCTCATCAGATGTGGGTGTGCTGGGGATTCCCTTCGACATTGCCCTGGGGTTTCGCCCTGGTGCCCGCTTTGCTCCCAGGGCCATCCGGGAGGCCTCCCTTCGCTACGCTCTCCCTCCTGAGGGGTTCTATGACCTGCGTTCTGGAAAGCGCAAACTGGCTGGACTGCAGATGGTGGATGCTGGCGATGTGATCCTGCCCAGCCTGGAGCCTGAACTTGCCAGAGACCGCATCACTGAGGCCGCAAAGCAACTGAAATCTGGT
This region includes:
- a CDS encoding IclR family transcriptional regulator, encoding MLDTLQKSAQILKQFTSTHPEWGSRELAAHLQQPKSTVHLHLQALTQAGFLRKTPRSKYALSWRLLEFSTHLHHQLGWYQEAVKAMQDLAQEVRALTYLCVLEGQDVLCIARAHSEPEEHREIQTDLYLPTHATAAGKVFCAFTGLKVKQFEVFTPSTITTPDEWETALNKVQDDHYALSLEEWVADSCALAAPLYFEEKLVAVMGLQVKTFRFRNQRNTLLQSLLQTTQNFW
- a CDS encoding ACT domain-containing protein, translated to MSVMESEARKRGSMVTLQRLDGEYAILKLSPDTTPPDWAFQGDFSSITRTPSELSIVCDARFAPLQAKAEIGWVVYQLVGQFGFDQFGILESLIRPLADAGISILSISTFDTDYILVKHTHEEQARAALSAAGHQFSETPEVPVG
- the hutU gene encoding urocanate hydratase, whose amino-acid sequence is MEKTMIRAPRGAQKTAKGWIQEAAKRMLMNNLDIEVAEKPEELIVYGGRGKAARNWEAFHKIIETLDRLENNETLLIQSGKPVAVLKTHELAPRVMLANSNLVPNWSTWEHFDELDRKGLMMYGQMTAGSWIYIGTQGILQGTYETFAAAGEKHFGGSLKGTITVTAGLGGMGGAQPLAVKLAGGVSINIEIDPHRIQRRLETRYLDEVAENLQDALKRAEEYKAQGVARSIGLLGNAAEVVPALVEMGFTPDLVTDQTSAHDPMWGYIPLLNADEDADVLRREQPELYRQRAYESMAKHVEAILEMQKRGAIAFDYGNNLRQRALEFGVKNAFDYPGFVPAFIRDSFCEGRGPFRWVALSGDPQDIYETDKALLELFPEDHRLQNWLKYAADQIAFQGLPARICWLGYRERDRAGLLFNQMVRDGRLKAPIVIGRDHLDAGSVASPNRETEAMLDGSDAVSDWPLLNFATGVASGAAWMSFHHGGGVGMGFSQHSGLVAVADGSEEAEKRLSMCLVNDPAMGVIRHADAGYEKAKQIAKERGLDLPSI